In Silene latifolia isolate original U9 population chromosome X, ASM4854445v1, whole genome shotgun sequence, the following proteins share a genomic window:
- the LOC141620249 gene encoding uncharacterized protein LOC141620249 translates to MKELVKTYKPTIPALVETHMGGDHAENIQKIIGYEGHSRIDAVGFSGGIWVYWKTDIVNVVPVYEHSQFITLEVSRTGGVPWLFSAIYASPDPTNRRALWSELESFARRNNLPWLLAGDFNETRSLDERHGGDSNMARRCDKFNNWIENYELIELEFSGPAHTWARGNTPETRQSARLDRALCNAE, encoded by the coding sequence ATGAAAGAATTAGTGAAAACGTACAAACCGACTATCCCAGCATTAGTTGAAACCCATATGGGTGGAGATCATgccgaaaatattcaaaaaattaTAGGTTATGAGGGTCATTCTCGGATTGATGCCGTTGGCTTCAGCGGTGGAATTTGGGTCTACTGGAAGACTGATATTGTTAATGTAGTCCCGGTGTATGAACATTCCCAATTCATTACCCTTGAAGTCTCACGAACAGGAGGAGTTCCTTGGCTTTTCTCAGCGATATATGCTAGTCCTGACCCAACTAATCGTCGTGCTTTATGGTCCGAACTGGAGAGTTTTGCCCGTAGAAACAATTTACCATGGCTATTAGCAGGTGATTTTAATGAAACGAGATCACTTGATGAACGTCATGGTGGTGACTCAAATATGGCCAGGAGATGCGATAAATTTAACAATTGGATTGAAAACTATGAATTGATCGAGTTAGAATTCTCGGGTCCTGCACATACTTGGGCTCGTGGTAATACACCAGAAACGAGACAAAGTGCGAGATTGGATCGCGCCCTTTGCAACGCTGAATGA